In a genomic window of Rhizobium acidisoli:
- a CDS encoding thioredoxin family protein, producing the protein MNRRHVLLSFAAVALAIATPVFAAGKDPLPGFKDAVAAGGPVLVHVTAPWCGECKLQKPVVAKLLSTPDFKDMKEFKVDFDTQKDVLKLLHVQMQSTLIVYKDGKEVDRMTGKTNPAVIEAIMRKAL; encoded by the coding sequence ATGAACCGCCGTCACGTCCTTCTTTCCTTCGCCGCTGTCGCCCTCGCAATCGCGACACCCGTCTTTGCTGCCGGTAAAGACCCACTGCCTGGCTTCAAGGACGCGGTAGCAGCCGGCGGACCGGTCCTCGTCCACGTCACCGCACCCTGGTGCGGGGAATGCAAACTGCAAAAGCCGGTCGTTGCCAAGCTTCTCAGCACACCGGACTTCAAGGACATGAAAGAGTTTAAGGTCGATTTTGATACGCAGAAGGACGTGCTGAAGCTGCTGCATGTCCAGATGCAAAGCACATTGATCGTCTACAAGGACGGCAAGGAGGTCGACCGGATGACCGGCAAGACCAACCCGGCCGTCATCGAGGCGATCATGCGCAAGGCGCTGTAG
- the repC gene encoding plasmid replication protein RepC — translation MQTGSVTTPFGRRPMTLALVKRQVAANEVKAGKSVDKWKAFRDASEAREELGLQSNSLAVLDALLSFYPETELRQGAQLVVFPSNAQLILRAHGMAGATLRRHLAILVDCGLIVRRDSANGKRYARKNGAGEIDNAFGFDLSPILARAEELALVAQKVVAARSAFRKAKENLTICRRDVRKLISAAMEEGADGNWVAVEAMYVDLVGRIPRTPTRTDITNILDEMELLREEILNRLDMQSDSRSNSTNDAHTEQHIQNSDSESISELEPSSEKERGAKLEITRRPKNEPLKAFPLGIVVKACPQISDYGPGGAVVSWRDLMLAAVVVRSMLGVSPSAYQDACDAMGPENAAVAVSCILERANLINSPGGYLRDLTRRTERGEFSLGPVIMSLLRSHGEKVDKAG, via the coding sequence ATGCAGACAGGAAGTGTGACGACGCCCTTCGGGCGGCGGCCTATGACGCTTGCTCTCGTAAAGCGGCAAGTTGCCGCAAACGAGGTCAAGGCAGGCAAATCCGTCGACAAGTGGAAGGCCTTTCGGGACGCTTCCGAAGCCCGGGAAGAGCTCGGATTGCAGTCAAACAGCCTCGCTGTTCTCGACGCGCTGCTGAGTTTCTATCCGGAAACCGAACTTCGCCAGGGCGCACAATTGGTCGTGTTCCCTTCGAATGCACAATTGATCCTTCGCGCCCACGGCATGGCTGGGGCGACGCTTCGGCGCCACCTGGCAATTCTCGTGGACTGCGGGCTGATTGTCCGCAGAGACAGCGCCAACGGCAAACGGTATGCTCGGAAGAACGGCGCAGGCGAGATCGACAATGCGTTTGGCTTCGACCTGTCGCCGATCCTTGCCCGCGCCGAAGAACTTGCGCTTGTCGCTCAGAAGGTCGTCGCGGCGCGTTCAGCTTTTAGGAAGGCCAAGGAGAATTTGACAATCTGCAGGCGTGACGTCCGCAAACTGATTTCGGCCGCTATGGAGGAGGGCGCCGACGGCAACTGGGTGGCTGTTGAAGCAATGTATGTGGACCTTGTAGGCCGCATCCCGCGGACACCGACCAGGACAGACATCACAAACATTCTCGATGAGATGGAGCTTCTTCGCGAGGAAATCCTTAATCGTTTGGATATGCAGTCAGATTCACGATCTAATAGCACCAATGATGCTCATACTGAGCAGCACATACAGAATTCAGATTCCGAATCCATCAGTGAACTTGAACCTAGCTCTGAAAAAGAGCGGGGCGCGAAATTGGAGATAACCCGCCGGCCGAAGAACGAGCCGCTAAAAGCGTTCCCACTCGGGATTGTGGTGAAAGCCTGCCCGCAAATCAGCGACTATGGGCCGGGCGGAGCGGTGGTGAGCTGGCGCGACCTGATGTTGGCCGCCGTGGTGGTAAGATCGATGCTGGGCGTAAGCCCGTCCGCCTATCAGGATGCTTGCGATGCCATGGGACCGGAAAACGCCGCTGTCGCAGTGTCCTGCATTCTGGAGCGCGCAAATCTGATCAATTCTCCCGGTGGCTATCTGCGAGATCTGACGCGGCGGACAGAGCGGGGTGAGTTTTCTCTCGGGCCGGTTATTATGTCATTACTTCGCAGCCATGGTGAAAAGGTCGATAAAGCGGGATAA
- the repB gene encoding plasmid partitioning protein RepB, with product MSRKDILRAPTTTGAVTGPVERPVKSRSILPLLGTTPAEPAPAASRLTAQVGGAFAESKARFERAKEIEKRLAEGQTIVELDSDSIDPSFVQDRMPGDISALVEAIREHGQQIPILVRPHPETPGRYQVAFGHRRLRAVTELNRAVKAVVRDLTDEQLVIAQGQENNERQDLTFIEKARFASRLNEQFSRDVVMAALSVYKSDLSNMLSVVTRIPADVIDAIGSAPGIGLKSWVGLADLLTRDSVLERASSFLRSAEAKALPSPDRFKSLFAHLKPEPAKRGLPELLTTPTGVRLAQVTKSKTKLDLSIDRREMPDFAAFVLERLPALFEEHRSKSGALEQMNNGD from the coding sequence ATGAGCAGGAAGGATATACTCCGGGCCCCGACGACAACCGGTGCTGTGACGGGGCCAGTCGAAAGACCGGTCAAAAGCCGGAGCATCCTTCCACTCCTCGGCACCACTCCAGCCGAACCAGCGCCGGCGGCGTCGCGCCTGACCGCCCAGGTTGGCGGTGCCTTCGCAGAAAGCAAGGCTCGCTTCGAGCGCGCCAAAGAAATTGAAAAACGTCTTGCGGAAGGCCAGACGATCGTCGAGCTCGATAGCGATAGCATTGATCCGTCCTTCGTACAGGACCGGATGCCCGGCGATATCTCTGCACTCGTCGAAGCGATCCGAGAACACGGCCAGCAGATCCCGATCCTCGTTCGCCCTCACCCGGAAACACCGGGCCGGTATCAGGTTGCCTTCGGCCATCGTCGTTTGCGTGCGGTCACGGAACTGAACCGTGCCGTCAAGGCGGTCGTCAGGGACCTTACCGACGAGCAACTCGTCATTGCTCAGGGCCAGGAAAACAATGAACGCCAGGACCTCACATTCATCGAAAAGGCACGCTTCGCCTCTCGACTAAATGAACAGTTTTCGCGGGATGTGGTAATGGCCGCGTTGTCCGTCTACAAAAGCGACCTGTCGAACATGCTGTCGGTCGTGACGCGCATTCCCGCAGATGTTATCGACGCGATCGGCTCGGCGCCCGGGATCGGGTTGAAAAGTTGGGTGGGTCTCGCCGATCTTCTTACGCGCGACAGCGTTCTTGAACGGGCTTCATCTTTCTTGCGATCTGCGGAGGCGAAAGCCCTTCCCTCCCCCGACCGGTTCAAGTCGCTTTTCGCTCACCTGAAACCGGAACCTGCAAAACGTGGACTTCCAGAGCTTTTGACGACGCCCACGGGCGTGCGTCTGGCCCAGGTGACGAAGAGCAAAACCAAGTTGGACCTCTCGATCGATCGACGCGAGATGCCTGATTTCGCGGCCTTCGTCCTCGAACGGTTGCCGGCCCTTTTTGAGGAGCATCGCTCCAAGAGCGGCGCTCTAGAGCAAATGAATAACGGAGATTAA
- a CDS encoding type IV toxin-antitoxin system AbiEi family antitoxin domain-containing protein, whose translation MPFLSVMGDQKRDKLKSMLDEVPAGFLVDSAWMRKMQIRRSSTHDYLRRGWLQPVIHGVYRRPSGRDGSPKEHIDWRIAVMSAQTIMDYPFHVGARTALALRGHVHYLALGAAEKIFIYGDAPRWLANLPTNGLPLLRSTRLFKTAGLGIEPLAAEPDGNHILFLQSWKIRASTPERAIIEALDELPENESFHNIDAIFEGLTTLRPRRITELLTDCTKVQVKRLFFVFADRHDHAWLKHIDRSNIDLGSGDRSFIKGGKLHPTYRITIPEEYLPGKPESADGP comes from the coding sequence GTGCCATTTTTGTCCGTCATGGGCGATCAAAAACGCGATAAATTAAAGTCAATGCTGGATGAGGTTCCTGCCGGCTTCCTCGTGGATTCAGCATGGATGCGCAAAATGCAAATCCGCCGGAGCTCCACACATGACTATCTCCGCCGCGGTTGGCTGCAGCCGGTCATTCATGGCGTCTATCGACGCCCCTCAGGACGGGACGGTTCACCGAAAGAACACATCGACTGGCGCATCGCCGTCATGTCTGCACAGACAATCATGGATTACCCGTTCCATGTTGGCGCCCGCACGGCGCTGGCGCTTCGTGGTCATGTGCACTACCTGGCACTTGGGGCTGCCGAGAAGATCTTCATCTATGGCGATGCGCCGCGCTGGCTCGCGAACCTCCCTACCAATGGCCTCCCTCTCCTTCGCAGCACGCGTCTCTTCAAGACAGCGGGTCTCGGCATTGAACCACTGGCGGCGGAACCGGACGGCAATCACATCCTGTTTCTGCAGAGCTGGAAGATACGCGCCTCAACGCCGGAGCGGGCTATTATCGAGGCGCTGGACGAACTGCCCGAAAACGAGAGCTTTCACAACATCGATGCGATCTTCGAGGGTCTGACCACCCTTCGTCCGCGCCGTATAACCGAACTTCTCACAGACTGCACGAAAGTCCAGGTGAAACGGCTCTTCTTCGTCTTTGCCGACCGCCATGATCACGCCTGGCTCAAACATATCGACCGGTCGAACATCGATCTTGGGAGCGGCGACCGTTCATTCATCAAGGGCGGCAAGCTGCATCCCACATACCGCATCACCATCCCAGAAGAATACCTTCCAGGAAAGCCAGAGAGCGCCGATGGCCCGTGA
- a CDS encoding cytochrome c biogenesis CcdA family protein, whose protein sequence is MLLALLAGILSILSPCVLPLIPVVLTGAVAEHRLAPLALAAGVALSFTAIGLFVATVGFSIGLDMTVFRTGAAMLLILVGAVLLVPRLQVGFATAAGPVSNWTQNRFSGLSTSGIFGQFGVGLLLGAVWTPCVGPTLGAASIMATRGENLGMVTLTMLAFGIGTALPLLLLSTLSREALLRWRGRMRSTAIGLKMALGVLLILAGAMTLTGFDRTVQTVLLDALPSWMLTLTTAI, encoded by the coding sequence ATGCTGCTCGCCTTGCTCGCCGGTATCCTCTCGATCCTGTCGCCCTGTGTCCTGCCACTTATCCCCGTCGTCTTGACCGGCGCCGTCGCGGAACACCGGCTGGCGCCGCTGGCCTTGGCAGCTGGAGTGGCGCTGTCGTTCACGGCAATCGGTCTGTTCGTCGCCACCGTCGGGTTCTCGATCGGCCTGGACATGACGGTCTTCCGCACCGGCGCGGCCATGCTGTTGATCCTTGTCGGAGCGGTGCTGCTGGTGCCGCGTCTGCAGGTTGGTTTTGCCACCGCGGCAGGTCCGGTGAGCAACTGGACGCAAAACCGCTTCAGCGGCCTGTCCACCTCGGGCATCTTCGGACAGTTCGGTGTCGGCCTGCTCCTCGGCGCGGTGTGGACGCCGTGTGTCGGCCCCACGTTGGGCGCCGCCTCCATCATGGCCACCCGCGGCGAGAATCTTGGCATGGTTACATTGACCATGCTGGCGTTTGGCATCGGCACGGCCTTGCCATTGCTGTTGCTATCGACGCTGTCGCGAGAGGCTTTGCTGCGCTGGCGCGGGCGCATGAGGAGCACTGCCATTGGCCTCAAGATGGCGCTCGGAGTGCTGCTCATTCTTGCCGGCGCCATGACGCTCACCGGCTTCGATCGCACGGTTCAAACAGTTCTGCTTGACGCCCTGCCGAGTTGGATGCTGACCCTCACGACTGCCATCTGA
- a CDS encoding MerR family transcriptional regulator produces the protein MNVHIRVFSIGALAKATGTSTPTIRYYEEIGLLPPANRTASGQRTYDESDIGRLTFIKQCRDFGFSIEQVRVLSDLSISSKRDCVETRDIAQAHLDEVRAKMVELRALETRLQGFVTRCNDVCAGGPGSDCVIFKDMATPQTKGCCG, from the coding sequence ATGAACGTTCACATCCGCGTGTTCAGCATCGGCGCCCTTGCGAAGGCGACGGGCACCAGTACGCCAACCATCCGCTACTATGAGGAAATCGGTCTTCTGCCACCCGCAAACCGGACTGCAAGCGGACAGCGCACCTACGACGAATCCGACATTGGTCGGCTGACCTTCATCAAGCAGTGCCGGGACTTCGGCTTCAGCATCGAGCAGGTCCGGGTCCTCTCGGATCTTTCAATCAGCTCAAAGCGGGACTGTGTGGAGACCCGGGACATCGCGCAGGCGCATCTTGATGAGGTCCGCGCCAAGATGGTCGAATTACGGGCCTTGGAAACCCGGCTGCAGGGTTTCGTCACGCGTTGCAATGACGTCTGCGCCGGTGGACCGGGCAGCGACTGTGTGATTTTCAAGGACATGGCAACGCCGCAGACGAAAGGCTGCTGCGGGTGA
- a CDS encoding YnfA family protein, with product MLTLFAYVGAALAEIAGCFAFWAWLRLDKSPWWLAPGMLSLAAFAYLLTLVDSEAAGRTYAAYGGVYIVAAILWLWAVEGHRPDRWDLTGGMVCLIGACIILAGPRP from the coding sequence ATGTTGACCTTGTTTGCATATGTGGGGGCGGCTCTCGCCGAAATCGCCGGCTGCTTCGCCTTCTGGGCCTGGCTTCGGCTCGACAAATCTCCGTGGTGGCTGGCGCCGGGCATGTTATCCCTCGCGGCCTTCGCCTATCTCCTGACGTTGGTTGATAGCGAGGCCGCCGGCCGCACCTATGCGGCGTATGGCGGCGTCTACATCGTTGCGGCGATTCTTTGGCTTTGGGCGGTCGAAGGCCACCGTCCCGATCGCTGGGATCTTACCGGCGGAATGGTCTGCCTGATCGGCGCCTGCATTATCCTGGCCGGGCCACGTCCCTGA
- a CDS encoding site-specific integrase, which yields MAQIIEQNSEIHGEESSAPPLSTAANADLSAPQVSADISMPNAGLPSPLPEAVAALPAHLEQLADQARGYVEAASSANTRKAYASDWKHFSGWCRRQGLEILPPDPLTVGLYITACAAGSDGVTASGTAIAGRKPNSVTTIERRLSAITSNYSQRGTPLDRKDRHIATVLAGIRNTHAAPPRQKEAVLPEHLIAMLETLPRGTLRGLRDRAMLLIGFAGGLRRSEIVGLDVGRDQTKDSRGWVEILDKGMVVTVRGKRGWREVEIGRGSSDATCPVVALQTWLKLARIAHGPFFRRVTGQGKDVGPDRLLDQEVARLVKKAALAAGVRPELTADERAEKFSGHSLRAGLASSAEVDERYVQKQLGHASAEMTRKYQRRRDRFRVNLTKASGL from the coding sequence ATGGCCCAAATCATCGAGCAAAACAGCGAAATTCATGGCGAGGAGAGTTCTGCTCCGCCTCTCAGCACGGCGGCCAACGCCGATCTTTCGGCGCCGCAGGTGTCGGCTGACATCTCCATGCCCAACGCCGGGCTCCCCTCCCCTCTTCCGGAAGCAGTTGCTGCATTGCCCGCCCACCTCGAGCAGCTTGCAGATCAGGCGCGCGGCTACGTGGAGGCCGCCAGCTCGGCGAACACGCGCAAGGCCTATGCCTCCGATTGGAAGCATTTTTCAGGATGGTGCCGCCGGCAAGGGCTGGAGATCCTACCGCCCGATCCCCTGACGGTTGGCCTCTATATCACCGCCTGTGCCGCCGGCAGTGACGGGGTCACCGCCTCGGGCACGGCGATCGCCGGCCGCAAGCCGAATTCGGTGACGACGATCGAGCGGCGGCTTTCGGCCATAACCTCGAACTATTCTCAGCGGGGCACACCGCTGGACCGCAAGGATCGCCATATCGCCACCGTGCTCGCCGGCATCCGCAATACCCATGCAGCCCCTCCCCGGCAGAAGGAAGCTGTATTGCCCGAACACCTGATCGCCATGCTAGAGACGCTTCCCCGCGGCACCTTGCGTGGCCTGCGCGACCGGGCGATGCTGCTGATCGGTTTTGCCGGCGGGCTGCGCCGTTCCGAGATCGTCGGGCTCGATGTCGGCCGGGACCAGACGAAGGACAGCCGCGGCTGGGTCGAGATCCTCGACAAAGGCATGGTTGTCACGGTCCGTGGAAAACGAGGTTGGCGCGAAGTGGAGATCGGTCGCGGCTCCTCGGATGCGACCTGCCCCGTCGTCGCGCTGCAGACCTGGCTAAAACTCGCGAGGATCGCCCACGGCCCGTTTTTCCGGCGGGTGACCGGTCAAGGCAAGGACGTCGGCCCCGACCGGTTGCTCGATCAGGAAGTGGCGCGCCTCGTCAAGAAGGCGGCATTGGCGGCCGGCGTACGGCCCGAGCTCACGGCGGACGAGCGCGCCGAAAAGTTCTCCGGCCACTCGCTGCGGGCGGGCCTCGCCTCCTCGGCAGAGGTCGACGAGCGCTACGTGCAGAAGCAACTCGGCCACGCATCCGCCGAGATGACCCGCAAGTACCAGCGCCGCCGCGATCGCTTCCGGGTCAACCTCACCAAGGCATCCGGGCTTTGA
- a CDS encoding recombinase family protein, giving the protein MAKRQAANPSPAPRRLIGYARVSTDDQLHDAQMDELRAAGCERIFQEQASGASRARPVLTRLLGELAAGDVLVVVRLDRLARSVSHLLQVIEDLEERGVHFRSIRDPIDTSTPQGMFSLQVLGAVAQLERALIAERTKAGIKAAKARGKLPGNPGLRERRPEAIKAVSKAREKLYLDELISSAQTWLPTVRQLRPKHSWDNVVRVLNRRGHDWTVERLRRAVHRMVREKLAEPELLARSPRRAPEDYLMKLVAAIAIADPTLSLRDIAAQLDEMGERPARGGRKWQPSSVRDLLDEAHRFGLVRH; this is encoded by the coding sequence ATGGCAAAACGGCAGGCCGCCAATCCATCGCCGGCCCCAAGACGTCTAATCGGCTATGCACGCGTCTCGACCGACGATCAGCTCCATGACGCGCAGATGGACGAGCTGCGCGCCGCTGGCTGTGAGCGGATTTTTCAGGAGCAAGCATCAGGTGCTTCACGGGCACGGCCCGTCCTAACGAGACTGCTCGGCGAGCTCGCCGCCGGCGACGTGCTTGTTGTTGTCCGGCTGGATCGCCTCGCTCGGTCGGTCAGCCATCTGTTGCAGGTGATCGAGGACCTTGAAGAACGCGGCGTCCATTTCCGTTCGATCCGCGATCCGATCGATACGTCCACACCTCAGGGCATGTTTTCTCTCCAGGTCCTTGGTGCCGTCGCGCAGCTCGAACGAGCGCTGATCGCTGAGCGAACCAAGGCTGGCATCAAGGCGGCAAAAGCCCGCGGCAAGCTGCCGGGCAATCCAGGCCTTCGGGAGAGGCGACCGGAAGCGATCAAGGCGGTATCGAAGGCTCGGGAAAAACTCTATCTTGACGAGCTGATCTCCTCTGCCCAGACCTGGCTTCCGACCGTTCGGCAACTTCGCCCAAAGCATAGCTGGGACAATGTCGTGCGGGTCCTCAATCGCCGAGGCCATGACTGGACGGTGGAAAGACTGCGCCGCGCCGTGCATCGCATGGTTCGCGAGAAGCTGGCCGAACCCGAGCTGCTGGCTCGCTCGCCCCGCCGGGCGCCAGAGGATTATTTGATGAAGCTCGTCGCGGCGATTGCGATTGCCGATCCCACCCTGTCGTTGCGCGACATCGCCGCCCAATTGGATGAGATGGGAGAGCGGCCGGCGCGCGGTGGACGCAAATGGCAGCCGTCTTCTGTCCGCGACCTGCTGGATGAGGCGCATCGGTTCGGTCTCGTCCGTCATTGA
- a CDS encoding ParB/RepB/Spo0J family partition protein, whose translation MVQATPKITLSSGRDIPFNKLVLSQDNVRKIKAGVSIEELAEDIAHRGLLTSLNVRPEVDAEGKETGIYRIPAGGRRYRALERLVSQKRLAKTAGVPCIVSNGETPEVEDSLAENVQRVGLHPLDQFRAFQMLREQGLGEEDIAARFFVSAATVKQRLRLASVSPRLLDFYAEDQMTLEQVMAFSITNDHVRQEQVWDTISRSHSREPYYIRRLLTETAIRAGDRRAVYVGIEAYEAAGGVVMRDLFEQDQGGWLQDPAMLEQLVLEKLKADAEAIQTSEGWKWAEAAFDFPYGHASGLRRFYGEQAEMTEEELARYDATRAEYERLDAEYAEASEYSEAAEQKLEELGSELDRLKDRPYIFDPQAMARGGVFVSLGAGGELKIERGFVRPEDEPTAEDDASDPDRDEKVVPGGHSSVSEASGVASDQAEDEDEAIKPLPDRLVLDLTAARTVALRNALANDPVVAFIAVLHAFVLKCFYLYGSDSCLEITLQSGKFSQTQGLGDTLWAKEIDQRHEAWGQDLPKVPNDLWAFLIALDDVSRQALFAHCASLSVNAVIEPWNKRTRTIAHADQLAGSIGFDMVEAGWVPTVENYLGRVTKARILQAVREAKGDQSAELIGHLKKVDMAREAERLMTDSGWLPEPLRLLPDSASAEQATTEAQETADDSSVETSAPDLPAFLTDSEEDPDAATDEVDEERHLDAAE comes from the coding sequence ATGGTACAAGCCACCCCGAAAATCACCCTCAGTTCAGGCCGGGACATCCCCTTCAACAAGCTCGTGCTGAGCCAGGATAACGTCCGCAAGATCAAGGCGGGTGTGTCGATCGAAGAGCTGGCGGAGGACATCGCCCATCGCGGTCTTCTGACCAGCCTCAACGTGCGTCCGGAAGTCGATGCAGAGGGCAAGGAAACCGGTATCTACCGGATCCCGGCCGGCGGCCGCCGGTATCGCGCCCTTGAACGGCTCGTATCGCAAAAGCGGCTTGCCAAGACGGCCGGTGTTCCCTGCATTGTCAGCAACGGCGAGACCCCCGAAGTCGAAGATTCGCTTGCCGAAAACGTCCAGCGCGTCGGCCTGCATCCGCTCGATCAGTTCCGAGCCTTCCAGATGCTGCGGGAGCAGGGGCTTGGCGAGGAAGACATCGCTGCGCGCTTCTTCGTCTCCGCCGCCACGGTGAAGCAGCGCCTGCGCCTTGCGTCCGTCTCACCGCGCCTTCTCGACTTCTATGCCGAGGACCAAATGACGCTCGAGCAGGTCATGGCCTTCTCGATCACCAACGATCATGTTCGCCAGGAACAGGTCTGGGATACGATCTCGCGGTCCCATAGCCGTGAGCCGTATTACATCCGGCGCCTGCTGACCGAAACCGCGATCCGCGCCGGCGATCGCCGTGCCGTCTATGTCGGCATCGAAGCCTATGAAGCCGCCGGCGGTGTCGTGATGCGCGATCTATTCGAACAGGATCAGGGTGGATGGCTCCAAGATCCGGCAATGCTGGAGCAGCTCGTGCTGGAAAAACTCAAGGCCGACGCCGAAGCGATCCAGACGAGCGAGGGCTGGAAATGGGCCGAGGCTGCCTTCGATTTCCCGTACGGCCACGCCTCGGGTCTTCGCCGCTTCTATGGCGAGCAGGCCGAGATGACCGAAGAGGAGCTTGCCCGCTACGATGCAACGCGTGCCGAATATGAGAGGCTCGACGCCGAATATGCCGAGGCCAGTGAATATTCGGAGGCGGCTGAGCAGAAGCTGGAAGAGCTTGGCTCCGAACTCGACCGGCTCAAAGATCGGCCCTACATCTTCGATCCGCAGGCGATGGCTCGCGGCGGTGTCTTCGTTTCGCTGGGCGCCGGCGGCGAGCTTAAGATCGAACGCGGTTTCGTGCGACCCGAAGATGAGCCGACGGCGGAGGACGATGCCTCCGATCCTGACAGGGATGAAAAAGTCGTTCCTGGCGGCCATTCGTCGGTCTCGGAGGCCTCTGGCGTCGCGTCCGATCAGGCCGAAGACGAGGATGAGGCGATCAAGCCGCTCCCCGACCGCCTGGTCCTCGACCTGACCGCAGCCCGAACGGTCGCGCTACGCAACGCGCTCGCCAACGACCCGGTCGTAGCCTTTATCGCGGTGCTGCACGCTTTCGTGCTGAAGTGCTTCTATCTGTACGGTTCGGACTCGTGCCTGGAAATCACCCTGCAGAGCGGGAAGTTCAGCCAGACCCAGGGGCTTGGCGACACGCTCTGGGCGAAGGAAATCGACCAACGCCACGAGGCTTGGGGCCAAGATCTCCCCAAGGTTCCTAACGATCTCTGGGCTTTCCTGATCGCGCTCGATGACGTCAGCCGGCAGGCGCTGTTTGCCCATTGCGCTTCGTTGTCGGTCAACGCGGTGATCGAGCCCTGGAACAAGCGGACCCGAACCATCGCCCATGCCGATCAGCTCGCCGGCTCGATCGGCTTCGACATGGTCGAAGCGGGGTGGGTGCCGACGGTCGAAAATTACCTCGGCCGCGTCACCAAGGCCCGCATCCTGCAGGCGGTCCGGGAGGCGAAGGGCGATCAGTCGGCCGAGCTCATCGGCCATCTCAAGAAAGTGGACATGGCGCGCGAAGCAGAACGACTGATGACCGATAGCGGCTGGCTGCCTGAACCGCTCCGGCTCCTGCCGGACAGCGCTTCGGCGGAGCAGGCAACAACTGAAGCCCAGGAGACCGCCGACGACAGCTCTGTCGAGACGTCGGCGCCTGATCTCCCCGCGTTCCTGACTGATAGTGAGGAGGATCCTGACGCCGCGACTGACGAAGTCGACGAAGAACGGCATCTCGACGCCGCCGAATAA
- the repA gene encoding plasmid partitioning protein RepA — protein MPKIAAKLPPKDEDLMGLIERHSRSLSAQLQEHQLATFPPTAEKGIRTFQPAEAAKLVGVKEVYLRQLANELEGLQVSTSPTGRRSYSVEDMHKIRKHLDQVGRGNRRYLPHRRENEALQIISVMNFKGGSGKTTTAAHLAQYLALRGYRVLAIDLDPQASLSTLFGNQPETDVGANETLYGAIRYDDARPMAEIVRATYIPDLHLIPGNLELMEFEHDTPRALMKRKIGDTMFFHRISEVLDQVAPSYDVVVIDCPPQLGYLTLSALTAATSVLITVHPQMLDVMSMNQFLSMTSDLLREISSHGARFDYNWMRYLVTRFEPSDGPQNQMVGYLRAIFGENVLNFPMLKTTAVSDAGLTNQTLFEVERGQFTRATYDRALEAMNNVNDEIESLIKKAWGRKP, from the coding sequence ATGCCCAAAATCGCTGCAAAATTACCGCCAAAAGATGAAGACCTGATGGGCTTGATTGAGCGCCATTCTCGTTCCTTGTCGGCGCAACTGCAAGAGCATCAGCTTGCGACCTTTCCCCCCACAGCGGAAAAAGGCATTCGCACGTTTCAGCCGGCGGAAGCAGCAAAGCTGGTCGGTGTGAAAGAGGTGTATCTCCGTCAACTCGCAAACGAGCTCGAGGGTTTGCAGGTCAGCACCAGTCCGACCGGTCGTCGGTCCTATTCCGTCGAGGACATGCATAAGATCCGAAAGCATCTTGACCAGGTGGGTCGCGGAAATCGCCGCTATCTTCCCCATCGCCGTGAGAACGAAGCGCTCCAGATCATCTCCGTGATGAATTTCAAGGGCGGGTCCGGCAAGACGACGACGGCTGCTCATCTCGCCCAGTATCTCGCTCTTCGGGGCTACCGAGTGCTTGCCATCGATCTCGACCCCCAGGCGAGCCTGTCCACTCTCTTTGGCAACCAACCAGAGACCGATGTCGGTGCAAACGAGACACTATACGGTGCGATACGCTACGACGACGCACGTCCGATGGCCGAAATCGTGCGCGCCACCTATATCCCCGACCTTCATCTGATCCCTGGCAACCTCGAACTGATGGAGTTCGAACACGATACGCCGCGGGCGCTGATGAAGCGGAAGATCGGCGATACGATGTTCTTCCATCGCATCAGCGAGGTGCTTGACCAAGTCGCACCCAGTTACGATGTCGTGGTGATTGATTGCCCGCCACAGCTCGGCTACCTCACCCTGTCTGCTTTGACCGCCGCAACCTCTGTTTTGATCACCGTGCACCCCCAGATGCTCGACGTGATGTCGATGAACCAGTTCCTGTCGATGACATCGGACCTGCTTCGGGAGATCTCATCTCACGGCGCCCGCTTCGATTACAACTGGATGCGCTATCTGGTGACGCGTTTCGAGCCCAGTGACGGGCCACAAAACCAGATGGTCGGCTACCTGAGGGCCATTTTCGGGGAAAACGTCCTTAATTTCCCGATGCTGAAAACGACAGCCGTTTCGGACGCAGGCCTGACCAACCAGACCCTTTTCGAAGTGGAAAGAGGTCAATTCACCCGCGCCACCTATGACCGCGCGTTGGAGGCGATGAACAACGTCAACGATGAGATCGAGTCGCTGATCAAGAAAGCATGGGGAAGAAAGCCATGA